A region of Nitrospirota bacterium DNA encodes the following proteins:
- a CDS encoding transglutaminase domain-containing protein yields MERGYRGCAQLYRFVLSAACFILLFIPLLAAAFEPDLEKELEQSLIQSRAIVLQARQKLNNASVIDDEIAKLKDISESTKVAHALLQERFRLRQETADQLGARAGQRHRAMEEGYLKALGEYLALIESLQQGSSQQSALSSQLNSLTDLLERILPKGKRPIHGSLPYKNLNYPSQEPLSSPIIKPAYRGGNQTVSPDDTKDTEEAPLSLEIATLAQSLNWKPVAIYEYVKNNISTEWYWGCMKGAEETLRQRSGNDCDQATLLAAMLRASGFPTRYVRGTIEFFPDIEKAKNLTGIEDPLKMAEFFQKAGIPHKPVIQGGKITNLQIEHIWIESRIPDTFSDTREHEDPSRQHAV; encoded by the coding sequence GTGGAACGGGGCTATCGGGGTTGCGCACAACTATACAGGTTTGTTTTATCCGCCGCATGTTTCATTCTCCTATTCATTCCTTTATTAGCAGCGGCGTTTGAGCCTGACCTTGAGAAAGAACTTGAGCAGTCACTGATCCAGAGCAGGGCCATTGTCCTTCAAGCCCGGCAGAAGCTGAATAATGCCTCTGTTATTGACGATGAGATAGCCAAACTAAAAGACATTTCAGAAAGCACTAAGGTAGCGCATGCATTGCTTCAGGAGCGATTCAGATTGCGGCAGGAAACCGCCGATCAACTGGGGGCAAGAGCAGGGCAGCGGCACCGGGCCATGGAAGAGGGGTATCTGAAGGCCCTTGGAGAGTATCTGGCGCTGATAGAAAGCCTTCAGCAAGGCAGCAGTCAGCAATCAGCCCTCAGCAGTCAGCTCAACAGCCTTACGGACCTTCTCGAAAGAATCCTTCCCAAAGGCAAAAGACCGATACATGGGAGCCTTCCTTATAAGAACCTGAACTACCCCTCACAAGAGCCCTTATCATCCCCGATCATAAAACCTGCATACAGGGGCGGCAACCAGACGGTCAGCCCTGATGATACAAAAGATACGGAAGAGGCCCCTTTATCTCTCGAAATAGCGACCCTTGCGCAGTCCCTCAACTGGAAACCGGTTGCAATCTACGAATATGTAAAGAACAATATTTCTACCGAGTGGTACTGGGGCTGCATGAAAGGGGCTGAAGAGACCCTGAGACAGAGAAGCGGCAATGACTGCGACCAGGCAACACTCCTTGCTGCAATGCTTAGGGCCTCGGGGTTTCCGACGCGATATGTAAGAGGCACCATAGAGTTCTTCCCTGATATCGAAAAGGCAAAGAACCTTACAGGCATTGAAGACCCTCTAAAGATGGCAGAGTTCTTCCAGAAGGCTGGCATACCGCATAAGCCTGTGATACAGGGAGGAAAGATAACAAACCTTCAGATAGAGCATATCTGGATCGAAAGCCGGATACCTGACACGTTCTCTGATACCCGAGAGCATGAAGATCCTTCCAGACAGCATGCAGTTTGA
- a CDS encoding type II toxin-antitoxin system RelE/ParE family toxin — translation MPYEVRYHPDVRSVDIPLLNATLKKRIRKAIEERLMTAPQRYGEPLRKTLKGYWKMRVGDYRVVFKVIENEVWVLGIINRKDVYDRILKRV, via the coding sequence TTGCCTTACGAAGTAAGATACCATCCTGACGTTAGGTCTGTTGATATCCCATTGCTGAACGCTACCCTCAAAAAACGAATCAGGAAGGCCATAGAAGAACGTCTCATGACAGCGCCTCAGCGATACGGTGAGCCTTTGCGGAAAACACTGAAAGGCTATTGGAAAATGAGGGTAGGGGATTACAGAGTTGTCTTTAAGGTGATTGAAAATGAGGTTTGGGTCTTGGGGATAATAAATAGAAAAGATGTTTACGATAGGATTCTGAAAAGAGTATAG
- a CDS encoding toxin-antitoxin system, antitoxin component has translation MPTNNPRVNVVLEKPLYANVERLARRDGVSLSMKVRDLVSVALEIEEDVALTKFADAREKSFSRKKSLKHDEVW, from the coding sequence ATGCCGACAAACAATCCGAGAGTAAATGTTGTATTGGAAAAACCACTTTATGCAAACGTCGAACGGCTTGCCAGGAGGGATGGCGTTTCATTGTCCATGAAAGTGCGTGATCTTGTTAGTGTTGCTCTGGAAATTGAGGAGGACGTTGCTCTGACAAAGTTTGCAGACGCTCGCGAGAAGTCCTTTAGCCGCAAGAAAAGCCTGAAACATGACGAGGTGTGGTAG